A single genomic interval of Roseomonas aeriglobus harbors:
- a CDS encoding efflux RND transporter permease subunit encodes MRLSRFFITRPIFAAVIAVVITIVGGLAYLGLPVSQYPNIVPPTVTVAATYPGASAETVAETVSAPIEQEINGVDGMIYQSSQSTGDGRVTITVTFKPGTDLDAAQVLVQNRVALATPRLPQEVQRLGVVTKKTTPDFLMVVNLVSPDRSLDTQYLSNYALTQVKDRLARIEGVGDVQLFGARDYAMRVWIDPGRAAALDLTAGDIVQALRAQNVQVAAGTLGQPPYNQGNAFQLNVETQGRLTEPAQFADIVVRTDADGRQVRVRDVARVELGAADYSTKTYLSGEPTVLLGVFQRPGSNALAAAEAITAEMDAAQKTFPKGLEYRVIYNPTEFIAQSIDEVMKTLLEAIVLVVLVIIVFLQRWRAAIIPVVAIPVSLIGTFAVLLMVGYSLNTLSLFGLVLAIGIVVDDAIVVVENVERNLARGMTPLQAAFTSMDEVAGALVAIVAVLCAVFVPTLFMNGISGAFYQQFAATISTATIISLVVSLTLSPALAAILLKDHAEDHGDRGLVMRRVRAAGDWFNRGFESMSARYSRLTHTLVTRPKRVMVTYAGLIAATVGMLWTTPTGFIPQQDQGYFLTVIQLPAGASVERTDAVMRKVAARILPLEGVKGAVMLAGFDGPSQTLAPNAAAAYIPLKDFKDRKGIHVSQIMAEAQKVTADITEARLMIVPPPVIQGIGAAGGFRMMVQDRGGHGYQALGSEAYALIAKANQAKGLAGAYTFFDTATPRIFADIDRAKADLLGVPPERVFEALNVYLGSAFVNDFNLLGRTYRVTAQADAPFRSTQADIANLKTRSNTGGMVPIGSVATFQDKTGPYRVVRYNMFPAVEVDGNTAPGFSSGQSLVTMEKLAAETLPAGYSTEWTDIAFQQRLAGNTAAVVFALAVVFVFLVLAAQYESLVLPLSIIMIVPMCLLAAMIGVNLRGMDNNVLTQIGLVVLIALAAKNAILVVEFARQAEMQDGLSPVEAAVRAAGDRLRPILMTSFAFVLGAVPLLVASGAGAELRQALGTAVFFGMLGVTGFGLIFTPTFYVVCRAMGDRLRRGRAAPPAQLQPAE; translated from the coding sequence ATGCGCCTGTCGCGCTTCTTCATCACGCGGCCGATCTTTGCCGCGGTCATCGCAGTCGTCATCACGATTGTCGGCGGTCTTGCCTATCTGGGCCTGCCCGTCTCGCAATATCCCAACATCGTGCCGCCGACGGTGACCGTCGCGGCCACCTACCCAGGTGCCTCGGCCGAAACGGTTGCAGAGACGGTGTCGGCGCCGATCGAGCAGGAAATCAACGGCGTCGATGGCATGATCTACCAGTCGTCGCAGTCGACCGGCGATGGCCGGGTGACGATCACCGTCACCTTCAAGCCGGGCACCGATCTCGATGCTGCGCAGGTGCTCGTGCAGAACCGTGTCGCGCTGGCGACGCCCCGCCTGCCGCAGGAAGTGCAGCGGCTGGGGGTGGTTACCAAGAAGACGACGCCAGACTTTCTGATGGTCGTCAATCTCGTGTCGCCCGACCGGTCGCTCGATACGCAATACCTCTCCAACTACGCACTGACTCAGGTGAAGGATCGCCTGGCGCGGATCGAAGGCGTCGGTGACGTTCAGCTGTTCGGTGCGCGCGACTATGCGATGCGTGTGTGGATCGACCCGGGCCGCGCCGCTGCGCTCGATCTGACAGCAGGCGACATCGTCCAGGCGTTGCGTGCCCAGAACGTCCAGGTCGCCGCCGGCACGCTCGGCCAGCCGCCGTATAACCAGGGCAACGCCTTTCAGCTCAACGTCGAGACGCAGGGCCGGCTGACCGAGCCGGCGCAGTTCGCCGATATCGTGGTCCGTACCGATGCCGACGGTCGCCAGGTTCGCGTGCGCGACGTCGCACGGGTCGAACTGGGCGCGGCCGACTATTCGACCAAGACCTATCTGTCGGGCGAGCCGACCGTGCTGCTCGGGGTCTTCCAGCGCCCGGGGTCAAACGCGCTCGCCGCCGCGGAAGCGATCACGGCTGAAATGGACGCCGCGCAGAAGACCTTTCCCAAGGGCCTCGAATATCGCGTCATCTACAACCCGACCGAATTCATCGCCCAGTCGATCGACGAGGTGATGAAGACCCTGCTCGAGGCGATCGTGCTGGTCGTCCTCGTCATCATCGTCTTCCTCCAGCGCTGGCGCGCGGCGATCATTCCGGTGGTGGCGATTCCGGTTTCGCTGATCGGTACGTTCGCCGTGCTGCTGATGGTCGGCTATTCGCTCAACACGCTGTCGCTGTTCGGGCTGGTGCTGGCGATCGGCATCGTCGTCGACGACGCGATCGTCGTGGTCGAAAATGTCGAGCGCAATCTCGCGCGCGGCATGACTCCGCTCCAGGCCGCCTTCACATCGATGGATGAAGTGGCGGGCGCGCTGGTCGCGATCGTCGCGGTGCTGTGCGCGGTGTTCGTGCCCACGCTGTTCATGAACGGCATATCCGGCGCCTTCTACCAGCAGTTCGCCGCAACGATCTCGACCGCGACGATCATCTCGCTGGTCGTCTCGTTGACGCTATCGCCGGCGCTCGCGGCGATCCTTTTGAAGGATCATGCCGAAGATCACGGCGACCGCGGGCTCGTCATGCGCCGCGTGCGCGCCGCGGGCGACTGGTTCAATCGCGGGTTCGAGTCGATGAGCGCGCGCTATAGCCGGCTGACCCACACGCTGGTCACGCGGCCGAAGCGGGTCATGGTCACCTATGCCGGGCTGATCGCGGCAACCGTCGGCATGCTGTGGACGACGCCGACCGGCTTCATCCCGCAGCAGGACCAGGGCTATTTCCTGACAGTGATCCAGCTGCCTGCCGGTGCCTCCGTCGAGCGGACCGATGCCGTCATGCGCAAGGTCGCGGCCCGCATCCTGCCGCTGGAAGGCGTGAAGGGGGCGGTGATGCTGGCCGGGTTTGACGGCCCGTCGCAGACGCTCGCGCCCAATGCGGCAGCCGCCTACATCCCGCTCAAGGACTTCAAGGATCGCAAGGGCATCCACGTCAGCCAGATCATGGCGGAAGCGCAGAAGGTGACCGCCGACATCACCGAAGCCCGGCTGATGATCGTCCCGCCGCCCGTCATCCAGGGTATCGGCGCGGCCGGCGGCTTTCGCATGATGGTGCAGGACCGCGGTGGCCACGGCTATCAGGCGCTGGGCAGCGAAGCCTATGCGCTGATCGCCAAGGCCAATCAGGCAAAGGGTCTGGCGGGTGCCTATACCTTCTTCGACACCGCGACCCCGCGGATCTTTGCCGACATCGACCGGGCCAAGGCCGACCTGCTCGGCGTGCCGCCCGAACGCGTGTTCGAAGCGCTGAACGTCTATCTCGGTTCCGCCTTCGTCAACGACTTCAATCTGCTCGGTCGCACCTATCGCGTGACCGCCCAGGCCGACGCCCCGTTCCGCAGCACGCAGGCCGATATCGCCAATCTGAAGACGCGCTCGAACACCGGCGGCATGGTGCCGATCGGGTCGGTCGCAACGTTCCAGGACAAGACCGGGCCGTATCGCGTCGTGCGCTACAACATGTTCCCGGCGGTCGAAGTCGACGGCAACACCGCCCCCGGTTTCTCGTCGGGCCAGTCGCTGGTGACGATGGAGAAGCTGGCGGCGGAGACGCTGCCGGCCGGCTACAGCACGGAGTGGACCGATATCGCCTTCCAGCAGCGGCTGGCGGGAAACACTGCCGCGGTCGTCTTCGCGCTCGCCGTCGTGTTCGTCTTCCTCGTGCTGGCGGCACAGTATGAAAGCCTGGTCCTGCCGCTGTCGATCATCATGATCGTGCCGATGTGCCTTCTCGCCGCGATGATCGGCGTGAATTTGCGCGGCATGGACAATAACGTCCTGACGCAGATCGGCCTGGTCGTGCTGATCGCGCTGGCTGCGAAGAACGCGATCCTGGTGGTCGAATTCGCGCGGCAGGCGGAGATGCAGGACGGTCTGTCGCCGGTGGAAGCCGCGGTTCGGGCGGCGGGCGACCGTCTGCGCCCGATCCTGATGACCAGCTTCGCTTTCGTACTGGGTGCGGTGCCGCTGCTGGTTGCCAGCGGGGCGGGCGCGGAACTGCGCCAGGCGCTGGGCACCGCAGTGTTCTTCGGCATGCTCGGCGTCACCGGCTTCGGTCTGATCTTCACCCCCACCTTCTACGTCGTCTGCCGCGCGATGGGCGATCGCCTGCGTCGCGGCCGTGCGGCACCGCCGGCGCAGCTGCAGCCGGCCGAATGA
- a CDS encoding TolC family protein — protein sequence MIRIILASASALALAACAVGPDYRRPATPQAAAGAFVTTTPAVTATATDNDNWWQLYRDPVLDGLIADALAANTDIRVAVARLARARASLRETRGDRQPQASAGASATYGRLSAIQRPPGAAREDWTIDTGLDVAYEVDLFGRISRNVEAARGDVGAAQADVDAVRVAVVADTTRAYADAASAAERLAVATRIVALLDRSLRVTQARARVGLTTGLDTARIAALRNQRQADVPALAAQRQAALLRLATLTGRTPSELPPIAAARTATLRLAQPIPVGDGAALLARRPDVRAAERRLAAATARIGVATADLYPRISLGGSIGSTGTGLGNVFGAGPLNWLLGPLISWNVNPAKARARIAGAEADGQAALATFDGVVLTALQETEVALSNYARALDRRTALQAARDQAEVAARITRAQQREGQIDSLAQLDAERTSADAEAALALADAQIALQQIDLFRALGGGWS from the coding sequence ATGATCCGCATCATTCTCGCTTCCGCTTCGGCACTTGCACTCGCCGCCTGCGCCGTCGGCCCGGACTATCGACGCCCGGCGACCCCACAAGCTGCTGCAGGGGCCTTCGTCACGACTACCCCGGCCGTCACGGCGACCGCGACCGACAACGACAATTGGTGGCAGCTCTACCGGGACCCCGTGCTCGACGGGCTGATCGCGGACGCCCTGGCCGCCAACACCGACATCCGCGTGGCCGTCGCGCGGTTGGCGCGCGCGCGGGCGTCGTTGCGCGAGACGCGTGGCGATCGCCAGCCGCAGGCGAGTGCGGGCGCCAGCGCCACTTACGGCCGGCTGTCCGCCATCCAGCGTCCGCCGGGCGCCGCGCGCGAAGACTGGACGATCGATACCGGCCTGGACGTCGCGTATGAGGTCGATCTGTTCGGCCGGATCTCGCGCAACGTCGAGGCCGCGCGCGGCGACGTCGGTGCGGCGCAGGCCGATGTCGATGCGGTGCGGGTTGCGGTCGTGGCCGACACCACTCGCGCTTATGCCGATGCGGCATCGGCCGCCGAGCGGCTGGCGGTCGCGACCCGCATCGTCGCGTTGCTCGATCGGTCGCTGCGCGTAACCCAGGCGCGTGCGCGGGTCGGGCTGACGACCGGGCTCGACACGGCACGGATCGCCGCGCTCAGGAACCAGCGGCAGGCGGACGTCCCCGCCTTGGCCGCGCAGCGCCAGGCCGCGCTGTTGCGGCTGGCGACGCTGACCGGTCGCACCCCGTCGGAGCTGCCGCCGATCGCGGCCGCTCGCACCGCGACGCTACGGCTCGCCCAGCCGATCCCGGTCGGCGACGGTGCAGCGCTGCTCGCGCGGCGGCCCGACGTACGCGCCGCCGAGCGACGCCTGGCGGCCGCGACCGCGCGGATCGGTGTCGCCACCGCCGACCTCTACCCGCGGATCAGCTTGGGCGGCTCGATCGGCTCGACGGGCACGGGTCTGGGCAATGTGTTCGGCGCAGGCCCGCTCAACTGGTTGCTGGGCCCCCTCATCAGCTGGAACGTCAATCCAGCCAAGGCGCGCGCGCGCATCGCCGGTGCCGAGGCCGACGGTCAGGCCGCACTGGCGACCTTCGACGGCGTGGTCCTGACCGCACTCCAGGAAACCGAGGTCGCGCTCTCCAACTATGCCCGCGCTCTCGATCGCCGAACCGCGCTCCAAGCCGCGCGCGATCAGGCCGAGGTCGCCGCACGCATTACCCGCGCACAGCAGCGGGAGGGTCAGATCGACAGCCTCGCCCAACTGGATGCGGAAAGGACCTCGGCCGATGCCGAGGCTGCACTGGCTCTGGCCGACGCCCAGATCGCGCTCCAGCAGATCGACCTGTTCCGGGCCTTGGGCGGCGGGTGGAGCTGA
- a CDS encoding MFS transporter: MSTPDAPSAPISRDRLKAIIGGSTGNLVEWYDWYAYAAFTLYFAPHFFPSDNPTAQLLGAAAVFAVGFFMRPLGAWIMGIYADRKGRKSGLALSVTLMCAGSLLIAVAPTYPSVGLLAPAILVLARLMQGLSVGGEYGASATYLSEMAGKDRRGFFSSFQYVTLIGGQLTAIGVLLLLQSTMSEAALEAWGWRIPFAIGAVLAVVVFWIRRGLAETESFKNAKSTDAPKSGMFALFKHHPREAMTVMLLTAGGTLAFYAYSIYMQKFLVNTTGLSREVAARINGGTLFIFMLLQPLAGALSDRIGRKPLLIGFGVLGVLCTYPLFATLETTRDPTTAFFLVLGGLVIVTGYTSINAVVKAELFPAHIRALGVALPYALANTLFGGTAEYVALSFKNAGWERGFYWYVTAMIAVSLIVYTRMRDTRQHSAIVED; this comes from the coding sequence ATGAGTACCCCCGACGCCCCATCCGCCCCGATCTCGCGCGACCGTCTCAAGGCGATCATCGGCGGATCGACCGGCAATCTGGTCGAGTGGTACGACTGGTATGCCTATGCGGCGTTCACGCTCTATTTCGCGCCGCACTTCTTTCCCTCGGACAATCCGACCGCCCAGTTGCTCGGGGCGGCGGCGGTGTTCGCGGTCGGGTTCTTCATGCGACCGCTGGGCGCGTGGATCATGGGCATCTATGCCGATCGCAAGGGGCGCAAGAGTGGTCTCGCCCTGTCGGTGACGCTGATGTGCGCCGGATCGCTGCTGATCGCCGTCGCGCCGACATATCCGTCGGTCGGGCTGCTGGCACCGGCGATACTCGTCCTCGCGCGACTGATGCAGGGCCTGTCGGTCGGTGGCGAATATGGGGCGAGCGCGACCTATCTGTCGGAAATGGCGGGCAAGGACCGCCGCGGTTTCTTCTCGTCGTTCCAATATGTCACGCTGATCGGCGGCCAGCTGACCGCGATCGGCGTGCTGCTGCTGCTTCAGAGCACGATGTCGGAGGCGGCGTTGGAGGCCTGGGGCTGGCGCATCCCGTTCGCCATCGGCGCCGTCCTGGCGGTCGTCGTGTTCTGGATCCGCCGCGGCCTCGCCGAAACCGAGAGCTTCAAGAACGCCAAGTCCACCGACGCGCCAAAATCCGGCATGTTCGCGTTATTCAAGCACCACCCGCGCGAAGCGATGACGGTGATGCTGCTGACCGCGGGCGGCACGCTCGCCTTCTACGCCTACTCGATCTACATGCAGAAATTCCTGGTCAACACGACCGGGCTCAGCCGCGAAGTCGCCGCGCGGATCAACGGCGGCACGCTGTTCATCTTCATGCTGCTCCAGCCCCTCGCCGGCGCGCTGAGCGACCGGATCGGGCGCAAGCCGCTGCTGATCGGGTTCGGCGTGCTGGGCGTGCTGTGCACCTATCCGCTGTTCGCGACGCTGGAGACGACACGCGATCCGACGACCGCATTCTTCCTGGTGCTCGGCGGCCTCGTCATCGTCACCGGCTATACGTCGATCAACGCGGTGGTGAAGGCCGAGCTGTTCCCCGCGCACATTCGCGCACTGGGCGTCGCGCTGCCCTATGCCCTCGCCAATACCCTGTTCGGCGGGACGGCCGAATATGTCGCGCTCAGCTTCAAGAACGCCGGATGGGAGCGTGGCTTCTACTGGTATGTGACGGCGATGATCGCGGTGTCGCTGATTGTCTATACCCGCATGCGCGACACGCGCCAGCACAGTGCGATCGTCGAGGATTGA
- a CDS encoding TonB-dependent receptor, whose amino-acid sequence MTGSRSQEARSSVDTAAPVDVVNSAQLAETGQVEVAQMVNFVAPSFNSAKQTIANGTDHIDPATLRGLGPDQTLLLLNGKRQHTTALVNVNSTVGRGSVGYDMNAIPAAAIERIEVLRDGAAAQYGSDAIAGVINIGLKRRDHGFEWRNQAGITKQGDGELFQSSLNAGFALGDGGFLNATLAFISRGYTDRSGEYNNTVYLAPLPATRFPGYSFSVPLTAAEVARQQQDNALVQQRGFDRFNMIVGNSAAKSYSGFLNAGAPIGDWEGYAFGGWTHRDGRAAGFYRYPNNPRTSNLNLFPDNYLPFIETGIDDYTVAGGIRRGGKGELVVDISTKFGGNEISFDVDNSINASMGDRTPTHFYAGKLKFQQFTNNIDLSKGFDGLFGTRTFNVAGGVELRFDRYGIGAGQPESYLDYNPPGTPAAQVKASGVQVFGGFRPDNVVNQTRRALGVYLDLESDITDRLLVSTAVRYENYSDFGGNVSGKLVGRYKLTEALALRGGINRGFRAPSLHQSFFSSVSTQFITVNGVNQQREVNTVRNDSDIARRLGVPALKPETSWSYSAGATLTLGRALNLTVDAYQIDIQDRIVISGRFSNTIPALAQFFAGTNITEAQFFTNAIDTRTRGLDAVANSIFDVGSGKLTATLALNLNKTDIRGPVRTPAQLSGFGETLLNREERGRIEVNQPRSKLIGTLTYETGPWLGRIAATRFGSITTVAPQLPEQDQAFSPKVVTDVSIAYRLSQAVEFQVGANNVFDVYPDKVFDPRLTNDGTVPYSRFATQFGFNGASYFAAANFKF is encoded by the coding sequence GTGACCGGGTCGCGGTCGCAGGAAGCGCGCAGCAGCGTCGACACGGCCGCACCGGTCGATGTCGTCAATTCCGCCCAGCTGGCGGAAACCGGCCAGGTCGAAGTGGCGCAGATGGTCAACTTCGTCGCGCCGTCGTTCAATTCGGCCAAGCAGACGATCGCCAACGGCACCGACCATATCGATCCCGCCACGCTGCGTGGCCTGGGACCGGACCAGACGCTGCTGCTGTTGAACGGCAAGCGCCAGCACACGACCGCACTGGTCAACGTAAACTCTACGGTCGGTCGCGGGTCGGTCGGCTATGACATGAACGCCATTCCCGCCGCCGCGATCGAGCGGATCGAAGTGCTGCGCGACGGTGCAGCCGCGCAATATGGTTCGGACGCGATCGCGGGCGTCATCAACATCGGCCTGAAGCGGCGCGACCATGGCTTCGAATGGCGCAACCAGGCCGGCATCACCAAGCAAGGCGACGGCGAGCTGTTCCAGTCGAGCCTGAACGCCGGATTCGCGCTGGGCGACGGCGGCTTCCTCAACGCGACGCTCGCCTTCATCAGCCGCGGCTACACCGATCGCTCGGGCGAATATAACAACACGGTCTATCTCGCACCGCTGCCGGCGACACGCTTCCCTGGTTACAGCTTCTCGGTGCCGCTGACCGCGGCCGAAGTGGCTCGCCAGCAGCAGGACAATGCACTCGTCCAGCAGCGCGGCTTCGATCGGTTCAACATGATCGTCGGCAATTCGGCGGCCAAGAGCTATTCGGGCTTCCTCAACGCCGGTGCCCCGATCGGCGACTGGGAAGGTTATGCGTTCGGCGGCTGGACGCACCGCGACGGCCGGGCGGCGGGCTTCTATCGCTATCCGAACAATCCGCGCACCAGCAACCTCAACCTCTTCCCCGACAACTATCTGCCCTTCATCGAGACGGGCATCGACGACTATACCGTGGCCGGCGGCATTCGCCGCGGCGGGAAGGGCGAACTGGTCGTCGACATCAGCACGAAATTCGGCGGGAACGAGATCAGCTTCGACGTCGACAATTCGATCAACGCATCGATGGGCGACCGCACGCCGACTCACTTCTACGCGGGCAAGCTGAAGTTCCAGCAGTTCACCAACAACATCGACCTATCGAAGGGGTTCGACGGGCTGTTCGGCACCCGCACCTTCAACGTCGCCGGCGGTGTCGAACTGCGCTTCGATCGCTACGGCATCGGTGCCGGCCAGCCCGAATCCTACCTCGACTACAATCCGCCGGGCACGCCGGCGGCGCAGGTCAAGGCGTCGGGCGTCCAGGTCTTCGGCGGCTTCCGCCCCGACAACGTCGTGAACCAGACGCGCCGTGCGCTTGGCGTCTACCTTGATCTCGAATCCGATATCACCGACCGGCTGCTTGTCAGCACGGCGGTCCGGTACGAAAATTACAGCGATTTCGGCGGCAACGTGTCGGGCAAGCTGGTTGGCCGCTACAAGCTGACTGAGGCGCTGGCGCTGCGCGGCGGTATCAACCGCGGCTTCCGCGCGCCGTCGCTGCATCAGAGCTTCTTCAGTTCCGTGTCGACCCAGTTCATCACGGTGAACGGCGTCAACCAGCAGCGCGAAGTCAACACGGTGCGCAACGATTCAGATATCGCCCGCCGCCTGGGCGTGCCGGCGCTGAAGCCAGAGACGTCATGGAGCTATTCGGCTGGTGCCACGCTGACGCTGGGCCGCGCGCTCAACCTGACGGTCGATGCTTATCAGATCGACATCCAAGACCGGATCGTCATCTCCGGTCGCTTCAGCAACACCATCCCGGCGCTGGCGCAGTTTTTCGCCGGCACCAATATCACCGAAGCGCAGTTCTTTACGAATGCGATCGACACCCGCACCCGGGGTCTCGACGCGGTGGCGAACAGCATCTTCGACGTCGGATCGGGCAAGCTGACCGCGACGCTGGCGCTGAACCTGAACAAGACCGACATCCGCGGCCCGGTGCGTACGCCAGCACAGCTGTCAGGCTTTGGCGAGACGCTGCTGAATCGGGAGGAACGGGGACGTATCGAGGTCAATCAGCCGCGCAGCAAGCTGATCGGCACGCTGACCTACGAAACCGGCCCGTGGCTCGGCCGCATCGCCGCGACACGCTTCGGCTCGATCACGACGGTGGCGCCGCAGCTGCCCGAACAGGATCAGGCCTTCTCGCCGAAGGTCGTGACCGACGTGTCGATCGCCTATCGCCTGTCACAGGCGGTCGAGTTTCAGGTCGGCGCGAACAACGTGTTCGACGTCTACCCCGACAAGGTCTTCGACCCGCGTCTGACCAACGACGGCACCGTGCCGTACAGCCGGTTCGCGACCCAGTTCGGCTTCAACGGCGCCAGCTACTTCGCAGCGGCCAACTTCAAGTTCTGA
- a CDS encoding diguanylate cyclase yields MSLVALAALIRGSLSAKLTLFYSALFAVAVALILIGAQAGIRRSAERMIRNEMAASAKVFDRVTAMRYAQLGDASTVLAADFGFRSAVATDDAPTIASALESLRNRLRLDQAFFVDVDGAIVGYRGRISTRDARDLLIALENDRTRGVLRIGSARFNAAASAVKVPVTVGWVVFGNALDAREMARLGRLSSIDLAPRIVPAGTLSAVQRSGAATEQDVAGKRVLIQASPIASFRSDEPQMLLLQHSVTKTLADYRPMLWLLLGCGIVGIGLAGAGSFLLARRISRPIIALKAAAIRAAKGDYTQVAVTTQDELGALAVSFNRMVDDIDARERQITHMALHDGLTGLANRVLLREYLTTAFARVGSGRRQALFCLDLDQFKVVNDTLGHPTGDALLCDVARRLSDFAGDGFVARLGGTSSRWSCLRIIGPSIGSRTS; encoded by the coding sequence TTGTCGCTCGTGGCTCTCGCCGCGTTGATCCGCGGTTCGCTGTCGGCCAAGCTGACGCTGTTTTACAGCGCACTCTTCGCCGTCGCGGTGGCGTTGATCCTGATCGGCGCGCAGGCCGGGATCCGTCGTAGTGCCGAGCGTATGATCCGCAACGAGATGGCGGCGAGTGCGAAGGTCTTCGACCGCGTCACTGCGATGCGCTACGCTCAGCTCGGCGACGCGAGTACCGTGCTTGCCGCCGACTTCGGGTTTCGCAGCGCGGTCGCGACCGACGATGCGCCGACGATCGCCTCCGCCCTCGAGTCGCTACGCAACCGCCTGCGGCTGGACCAGGCGTTCTTCGTCGACGTCGATGGCGCGATCGTCGGCTATCGTGGCCGGATTTCGACTAGGGACGCGCGCGACCTGTTGATCGCGCTTGAGAACGACCGGACGCGGGGCGTGTTGCGGATCGGGTCGGCGCGCTTCAACGCCGCCGCATCGGCGGTGAAGGTGCCGGTTACCGTGGGCTGGGTCGTCTTCGGCAATGCGCTTGACGCCCGCGAGATGGCCCGGCTCGGCAGGCTTTCGTCGATCGATCTCGCCCCGCGGATCGTGCCGGCGGGGACATTGAGCGCCGTCCAACGCAGTGGCGCGGCGACCGAGCAGGACGTCGCCGGCAAGCGGGTGCTAATCCAGGCCTCCCCGATCGCCTCGTTCCGTAGCGACGAACCGCAGATGCTGTTGTTGCAGCACAGCGTCACCAAGACGCTGGCCGATTATCGCCCGATGCTGTGGTTGCTGCTCGGCTGCGGAATCGTCGGCATCGGCCTTGCGGGCGCGGGCAGTTTCCTGCTCGCCCGGCGCATCTCGCGACCGATCATCGCGCTGAAGGCGGCGGCGATACGGGCTGCGAAGGGCGACTACACCCAGGTCGCGGTGACGACCCAGGACGAGCTTGGCGCACTTGCTGTCAGCTTCAACCGGATGGTCGACGATATCGACGCGCGCGAGCGGCAGATCACCCATATGGCGCTGCACGACGGTCTCACCGGCCTCGCCAATCGGGTGTTGCTCCGCGAATATCTAACGACCGCGTTCGCGCGGGTCGGCAGCGGTCGGCGGCAGGCGCTGTTCTGTCTCGATCTCGATCAGTTCAAGGTCGTCAACGACACGCTTGGTCACCCGACCGGTGACGCCTTGCTGTGCGATGTCGCGCGGCGCCTGAGCGACTTCGCCGGCGACGGCTTCGTCGCTCGGCTGGGGGGGACGAGTTCGCGCTGGTCCTGTCTGAGGATCATCGGCCCTTCGATCGGCTCGCGCACGAGTTGA
- a CDS encoding EAL domain-containing protein, whose protein sequence is MDAEARKRRQMELDLHDAIAEGQLSLMFQPLFDLAQTRVSAFEALLRWNHPTRGLVSPVDFIPLAEDTGLIVPIGEWVIREACRVARTWPDDIRVAVNVSPVQFRNPGLAAVILQALSESGLPPQRLELEITESLFIDNPESTLASLHSLRALGVRVALDDFGTGYSSLSYLRAFPFDKIKIDRSFIIDLLNGDGATAIIKSITTLAEALGMETTAEGVENSDQLDILREQGCSHIQGYYFSKPISEVEVQRMIGTPPSAFRLSA, encoded by the coding sequence ATGGATGCCGAGGCGCGCAAGCGTCGGCAGATGGAACTCGACCTGCACGACGCGATCGCCGAAGGGCAGCTGTCGTTGATGTTCCAGCCGTTGTTCGACTTGGCGCAGACGCGCGTGTCGGCATTCGAGGCGCTGCTGCGGTGGAATCATCCGACGCGCGGACTGGTGTCGCCGGTCGATTTCATCCCGCTTGCCGAGGACACCGGGCTGATCGTGCCGATCGGCGAATGGGTGATTCGCGAGGCTTGTCGCGTCGCCCGCACCTGGCCGGACGATATCCGCGTCGCCGTGAACGTATCGCCGGTCCAGTTCCGCAACCCCGGCCTGGCCGCGGTCATCCTACAGGCCCTTTCCGAAAGCGGACTGCCGCCGCAGCGCCTGGAACTGGAGATCACCGAGAGCCTGTTCATTGATAATCCGGAATCCACGCTCGCCTCGCTCCACAGCCTGCGTGCGCTGGGCGTCCGGGTCGCGCTCGACGACTTCGGTACGGGCTATTCCTCGCTCAGCTATCTGCGCGCCTTCCCGTTCGATAAGATCAAGATCGACCGCAGTTTCATTATCGACCTGTTGAACGGCGACGGCGCCACGGCGATCATCAAATCGATCACGACGCTGGCCGAAGCTTTAGGCATGGAAACTACGGCGGAGGGCGTCGAAAATTCGGACCAGCTCGACATCCTGCGCGAGCAAGGCTGCAGCCACATCCAGGGTTACTATTTCAGCAAGCCGATTTCCGAGGTCGAAGTGCAGCGCATGATTGGCACTCCTCCGAGCGCTTTTCGCCTGTCGGCGTGA